GACTATTTTCGAATTGGTTTTAGTTATTGATTTTGGATTGTTATGTAATTAGTGACTAATTCAcctttacttaataaatttgggTTGTTTTTCAATTGGTATGACTATAGgtgtttgtaaatactatgtatagatataatttgtgttattaggtattttataataataataaaaagaagagttataagatattttatttatacatcaaAAGTCCTTTTTAaatgagaaaataaatgtagtatagaagttatgtaataaatacaaaggTATACCAGTTACTGCACACTGTGaataatggaatatttataattttttgcatATTCAGGAACACCTATAATACATTttcgtttttaatttagaCTAAAATCATTCTTCTGTGGTTACCTCCGATCTTCCACatctgcaaaaaataaaaatatttcctttgttttttatgtaaacataAAACTACAGGAAAGTAGACTTCTGTATGTCTTTTCATTTTACCAAAATCCCTTTATACTTCACGATTCCTCCACATAATTTTAAGCATTTGTCACACTTTATAAAGTGAGCAAAACAGAAAATCCAGCTATACAtagtttgtttaaattatgaatatgtgAAGTATCATGTTCATAATCAGAATTAGTAATAAAGATTACAGATAGTTACTTACTTTTTCCATCACAAGCAACTATTTTTACTTTGTCCACTTTAGCTACCTCTTGCACTTCTCTGAACTCAACATCATTCAACATAAATGTCCATACATTGTCACAAAATCTAAAACAGAACAGTTTATCAAGATAGCAATGAGAACATTCATTATCCTCCCAGCATTTAATCCTTATTGTACCCTCACataaggtttttacacaaggCATCTATCTGATCTCTGTAACCCTTATATATGGACCTCATATTAGATCATGATGACATATTCAGTTGCCTGTAGGCGcagtatttgtaatatttttctctcTCTAACATAAACATTTGGGGAAGTAACAATGAAGATCAGATGGTCTGCGTTCATCTCAAAATTTTTAGTAGTGTTGTTCTAGCCTTCTGACGGTATCGTTGTCCATTTCATACCTATTCAGAATGTATTTCTCATAACAAGTGTGAATAGGATTTAGGGGACAATTTATGTCTTCTAAAAAACAGCCCGTCTGGAGCAAGGTCGAATCCACAGCATTTAGgaataacaaacaaagaagCCGAAAGCATTATGTCGAGGGGACAACTGGAAACACGCAAAAATGAGAGAGAAAGAAATTACtgacaaatgaaaaataattgtaagcAGCAAATacctgtatgtatttaatttcccTGCTTTGAATGTGAGTCTAGATTTTACCCTGTTGGAGAGTGCCTGGTTGATAGACTTGTCAAACTGCAGTAATACTTTAATCGCCAATGCTGGAGTTATCTGCCCATACtgaaataatagtttaagTACTTATAGATTAACGAAATAAACAATGCCACAAGTGGCCTTCGATTGCATCTATAGTCGAAACAAACTTACTTGTATCAATTCGTCCAAGCTTTCTTGAAGTGTGTTACCAATTGTTGTGTTTCTGTATAGCTGGTAAGACATGTCTAATATGATTTATCGTATATATCTAGTCAATAACACAATCtaaagaaatgaaatgaattatAATGCAAGCCGATTTAATTTGAAGTTTTACATGAATGAACGttcaaataataactaatGACAGTGACAAATGACAGTTGACAGCACGTGTTAATAAATTCCATTTTTGATTTTTCCTCATCAAAGTTAACGATACCTACGGCGAATTTTCTCTATCTACGCAGCAGGTCTACTCTACCATAATAGGTATTATAACAAGGtcgtaaaacaatattaattatttaataacatgatAGAATACACGTAAActgaatttttagttttaattttgacgcCTCATATGTTTTATAATCTTTCAATGTACGAtggaaaatttcaaattatttaaaattaactttgcCAGGagtcaataaacaaaaatatggaatattttttattaagacatcATATCCATAAACGTAGCTGCCATACAAATAAAGTTCATGAATTATACAAGAAACTCAGGTATGGTATGATGTCACACTTGAGTAGCGTTTTGTAAGGAGCATTTTGGATTCGTCAAAATAATGTGTTATGTTACTTCGTATATCTCAGGTAGTTTACTGATGCCATTGTttttgaaactaaattaacaCAAGACAAAGAAAAATTGTCTTCGTGCCTATTATAGGTGCTTAACCTATGAGCTCTACAATTCCACCATAGAGTAGAGAAAGAAAAGAggtagaaataataataagtatactCGTCAAGACGAATAATTTGAACCCAAACTCTATAACACTATCTATTAATTAAGGTCCTAGTTTCTCTGTCTTGTATCTAGGTATGCGCATATCTCGGAAGTTGTGGACCGATTTTAGTTGCAGCGTTGCCAGACCGTACCAAAAAGTACGGTTTTCCGTACTATTCATCACACAACCGTACCACTATCGTACCTCAGTGCAGACCGTACCTTTTTCGTACCTTTTCCATAttagtagtttatttttcactacaACCTACAAAgggtaaaaaacaataaaaaatcgcCTTTTTATGTTTTGCTCAACATTCTGAATTTGTGttcaaaaaacttttttcttcCAAACAAATAAGACTTAGCTGTTTGGATTACATTCATTGCCTTTCTTACTAAGAAACgatgaacttaaaaaaaaaaaacaaaatatagtcTGCGGTCTGCAGGACTCAAAGAATTGGCGGGACTATCACCAAATGTCAAATAGTCAATCTGAAACCGAGATcgaactaaatatttaaaaataacttattttcacAAGTATGATTAGAAtttggttttaatataaagtacTGTGTTCTGTTGTCCGGATAATCACATAACTGATTGAGAAAACAATACGAATCTCGAGACGGAAGAAAAGTTAAGTCAAGGTAAGTTGATGTTGATGATGGTTTGCATTTTTCATGCATGATTTTTGTTTGCATGGCAAGAAGGCAAAGTTGTGTGACTAAATGACAATgctatttcttttcttatcacCACAGCCAAGGTGTGGTTTATTgcctttcattcattcttattaaaaagatactgacaaacaacttaaaattttgcaaactaTCTGTTCCGATCTGATGGTCAAGGGTAGAACTATATTTAATCGCCTTGGACgtttgatataataaattatttataggtcGACCAGAAATATTGCAGACCTGTCAACGAGGGCGCTAATTAtgcattttatacaataacatTATACCCTAAACAGGATTGATAACTGATAGATACCTAGCGAAAAAACGACCCGAGCGAGATAGGTAGTACGGGGGCCGGCTGTCCCTTTTTAATAGGCGACTTCATAGTCGCGATAGAGGCGATTTGGCTATGTGAGACAAATTAGAATTTGCTAAGattatttaactttgtaaatttggaattgtttttatataacatatgctataaaaaacattaaatgctAAAAAGATGCTAAATCATCCGACGCCATGACATGATATGATTTTCAGGGttaccataaaaaataaaaaagcgaaatataaatttatattttctttttgatttaaaaatacatgcaaAGAAATTAATGCGATTGTTATTTGTTGACTTAACAATTGTTAaaataccataaaaatataagtgtttcaatgaaatttttgaGTAGCCAAAACTGTTGATTAAAATAGTGTTCATTttcgtaaatatatattttatatcagtcCTTTTTTAGCAAAGCAACACCAAATAGGTATGTCATATTGAGTAAACTGTCAAATTGTCAAATATAATCAGACTTATTTTAGAAGATGTAAGAACAAGCAAGACCATAGAGCAACACTGATTACTGAATATTGTCGGGTGatggtaacatttttttttagccTTGttgccagttttttttttttttgttgctttttttatCCGCAGTGTGGCAAAGTCTGCTATATTTCTGGTcgacatataaaattaataatcaccACTAGCGTCAAAATGAAACAGATAAGTTTGATGCTaaaaatcctgtttttttaatgttttgttggGGTTGCCATCTTGTGAATTAACAACCGAATTTAGAAAATTCCGATTGCCAATATCGAACAAATTCATTTGtaaatcaattatattatatcgcTTTTTTCTAACCTATGGTCGCAGACAGCCAACTCGAAGGAAAAAATCTAGTTTTTGCAGAATCCCGACCCAACCGTACCTTGAAGTTGAAAACCGTACTTTTTCAGAAAGTCAACAGTCCTTTTTTGGGAAATCATACTGGCAACACTGTTTAGTTGTAACCGCGGTTTCTCCAAGGCACGTATTGTTTATTGGTAACTCTACTGGAAGAGTTCCTTTtcccgggataaaaagtacccaCCCCCTACTCAGTACCACACCTAAAAATGGCACTAGGTGCGCTATATACCATAGCTTTTGCCCGAAATTACCAATTTCctctttcccgtgggaatttctgAAACTCTCCGCTTCCTACATCATCTTGAGAACAAAGAATCGCAAATTAACGGAATGGAACTTTTTGGCGGGAACTCATACGTGATGTTGTTAACaattttccaaaattaaaggttttcaatatattatgtacagacaaaaattttttttgttggtgacatatatatatatgcttcTCCCACAAATTTATTAGAATACGGAGCGAGGGCGCCCGTGTGCTATTTGTAGGTAGCCTGTACCTACCTACGAAGCCTGTAGTGAATTccgtgtatgtttgtaaatcaAAAGTGGTTCTGCTTCAGGGAGCATTGGGTTAGGCTTTTTTTCCCCGATAATTTCCGTGTAATGCTTTCACGGCTAGGTACGACAGTCTGGTGGGCTGATTTAgaagaaagtatttttaacgAAAGACAGGCTTCTTTTTCCAAAAAATACCCACATACCTAATACATTTTAAGCAAGTCATACTCAGTATACGCAGATCTTATTTAgagaaaaggaaataaaataaattacactaagtatttatatacatggaactttatttcattatagaAAGTGTAGGTACTATACATATTCTTTGATTAAAACATTATCACTTTGTCGATATTCTGGGTTCTCATTTTTGTCTTCTGTAGTTATTTCTCATTTGAAGATTACCTGTAAAAAGAGAAGTTATGGTTAATTTGTATACCCAGTTATGAACTTAAAAAacaactaaaattaatttgataaattttgcaGAGGTAACTAGCTTTCAGGAGTAACAGTTATTGCGGCTATTATGAAATTGCCACGGAAGTGAAGACCCAGGCAAAAGAGTCATGTTAATTCTGAACACATTGggattattataaagtagATAAGCAGAGTCGTTCATAAAAGTTTGATGTTAGATAGGTGCTATGTAGGTTTACCTATGTAGTACTTATTATACCTTTTATGCCTGGCCAGTTTCAAGATTGTcttcatttttcatttcttttaatattatccTCCAACTCTTTTTCAGTGAATTTTCAGGATTCCTTCGTCTGACTAATACAGcctgaaatgaaatgaataacAATCATAAGACTAGGTATTTCTGAATAGGTATTCGTGAACTAtccatattaaaattaaaaagaaaagatttttattaatctatcATAAACTACTGGACCATCTTTGCTATTTGGAATAGAGAAAGACAAAACCTTCAGGAGTAATAAATGCTTcggaaaagtttttattttaaaaaaatatttggaagatttattataatatcccataaaataaatcatttaactTCATCATcgctacatatattttataaagatcCCATATACTGTATCTAAATAAATCTCGGAAAGTAGTGGACGGATTCtgtcctgtttgaaatgttgaaaggagtattttttgatgtagatttatatctataaatgctactTTTGCGAATCTACGGCTGGTCGCTTgtttagtataaatatttaacaggTTTAAGTTGGTAGTGCAATGTACTTACCTAAAAATTATTGGTCTTTATCCCGTACACTCTCAATATTTGGCTTGAACTTGAAGACTCaatttttcctctttattttaactttcttGGCAAACCTTTCACTCCTAGTTCGTGAGTTCTGACATCTTGTTGCTTTAGATATCTTCGTTGCTTTAGATATCTTCATTTTTTGCAGTTTTGCCTCCGCAGTGTATTCTTTCTTATATTGGAACTTTGTAAAACTTTGTTTTCTTGATTCATTtggcatattttttatgttttttatttgtttggctTTGATCCTTTAGATATACTTCGTTCTTGACCTTCTTTCTTCCCTCCTAGGTCTTCTCTCTTCTTCATCTTCTTCATGATCTTCATTTTCTTCTCTGTCTTCTCTCTTCATCTTCTCGGTCTTCTTTTCATgttctattctttattcttCACTTCTATGTCACTTCTCTATATCTTTTTGGTCGCCATTGTTCATCTTCTTTGTTCATCTCGCAGGTCTTCATTTCAAATCTTCTTGATCTTCCCTCTTCATCTTCTCTCTTCATCTTCTTTATTTACCCGCTTTACCTTTACGGTCATCGGTCTTCTCTCTGCACCTTCTCGGTCTTCCCTCTTCATCTTCTTGATTCATCTTCTTGATTCATCTTCTTGCTTCGTCTTCTTGCTTCGTCTTCTTGATTCGTCTTCTTGCTTCGTCTTCTTGCTTCGTCTTCTTGCTTCGTCTTCTTGCTTCGTCTTCTTGCTTCGTCTTCTTGCTTCGTCTTCTTGCTTCGTCTTCTTGCTTCGTCTTCTTGCTTCGTCTTCTTGCTTCGTCTTCTTGCTTCGTCTTCTTGCTTCGTCTTCTTGCTTCGTCTTCTTGCTTCGTCTTCTTGCTTCGTCTTCTTGCTTCGTCTTCTTGCTTCGTCTTCTTGCTTCGTCTTCTTGCTTCGTCTTCTTGCTTCGTCTTCTTGCTTCGTCTTCTTGCTTCGTCTTCTTGCTTCGTCTTCTTGCTTCGTCTTCTTGCTTCGTCTTCTTGCTTCGTCTTCTTGCTTCGTCTTCTTGCTTCGTCTTCTTGCTTCGTCTTCTTGCTTCGTCTTCTTGCTTCGTCTTCTTTCGTCTTCTTTCTTCGTCTTCTTTCGTCTTCTTTCTTCGTCTTCTTTCGTCTTCTTTCTTCGTCTTCTTTCGTCTTCTTTCTTCGTCTTCTTTCTTCGTCTTCTTTCTTcgtcttctttcttctttatcTTCTTTCTTCATCTTTATCTTCTCTCTTCACCTTCTCGGTCTTCTCTCCGCACCTTCTCGGTCTTCCCTCTTCATCTCATCTTCCTTCTCGGTCTTCCCTCTTCATCTCATCTTCCTTCTCGGTCTTCCCTCTTCATCTCATCTTCCTTCTCGGTCTTCCCTCTTCATCTTCTCTCTTCACCTTCTCGGTCTTCCCTCTTCATCTTCTCGGTCTTCCCTCTTCATCTTCTTGATTCATCTTCTTGCTTCATCTTCTTGCTTCATCTTCTTGCTTCATCTTCTTGCTTCATCTTCTTGCTTCATCTTCTTGCTTCATCTTCTTTCTTCATCTTCTTGCTTCATCTTCTTTCTTCATCTTCTTTCTTCATCTTCTTTCTTCATCTTCTTTCTTCgtcttcttttttaatcttCTGTCTTCATCTTGGTCTTCTCTCTTCATCTTCTCGGTCTTCCCTCTTCATCTTCTCGGTCTTCCCTCTTCATCTTCTCGGTCTTCCCTCTTCATCTTCTCGGTCTTCCCTCTTCATCTTCTCGGTCTTCCCTCTTCATCTTCTCGGTCTTCCCTCTTCATCTTCTCGGTCTTCCCTCTTCATCTTCTCGGTCTTCCCTCTTCATCTTCTCGGTCTTCCCTCTTCATCTTCTCGGTCTTCCCTCTTCATCTTCTCGGTCTTCCCTCTTCATCTTCTCGGTCTTCCCTCTTCATCTTCTCGGTCTTTCCTCTTCATCTTCTCGGTCTTCCCTCTTCATCTTCTCGGCCTTCCCTCTTCATCTTCTCGGTCTTCCCTCTTCATCTTCTCGGTCTTTCCTCTTCATCTTCTCGGTCTTCCCTCTTCATCTTCTCGGTCTTCCCTCTTCATCTTCTCGGTCTTCCCTCTTCATCTTCTCGGTCTTCCGTCTTCATCTCGGTCTTCCGTCTTCATCTCGGTCTTCCGTCTTCATCTTCTCTATCTTCTCTCTTCATCTTCTCGCTTCTCGGTCTTCTCTCTTCATTCCACACCTCTCacatcatacatatagttcTCATCGTGGTTatcttataatttgttttttttttacatcatatggtacaatttttttggaTCACTTTTTTtccatcttttttatttacttctatacgtatattttttttatagtatttcaacatatttttttgtaagtagaatttgtttttttttagataggtatgtattattatttttttaggtatatatatagggcacaatttttttttgccgcatattttttcttttattttttatatacctaattcTTAGGTATTCACGTTCTCCTATTTCTACATTagttaaacataaaacataaaagaatTGGACTGGTAAACCTGTTGACAGGTTTTTTAGATCTTatgtttaaacaattttaattatactgCATCACATCCtgaaatttaaacataaagaAGGAACTCctgtagaaaaattattttatcataccTACTAGCAACATTATACTAACTATATTATCCTTTACattaatactaatatttaattatacattaataatattccttaaatgataatttaattatcagtaataaatttttcagtACATGTTTCCTTTGACCtgcaaatttcaaaattaccgAGAgcttttttattaggtatatttgttgaaatattctatcagtcaaatattttcttcaaaacagCTTGGCGTTTTTaagcttttttgtttttcaatgcAGATAATATTGGTTATAAATGATAACTTGatcctaaaataaataaaaaattgacagTTGCATGTTGCACGATGTCGCATGTTGCATGTTATAAGTTGCGTTATAATATTGTGATTTAGATGATATTCTTGAAGTTCacgataaaaattattattcttggTAAGAAAATGTCTTTATCTGGAACTACTTCCAACAAatgagttatttttgtttggcgCAAAGCT
The sequence above is drawn from the Amyelois transitella isolate CPQ chromosome 18, ilAmyTran1.1, whole genome shotgun sequence genome and encodes:
- the LOC106129977 gene encoding transcription initiation factor IIA subunit 2, whose amino-acid sequence is MSYQLYRNTTIGNTLQESLDELIQYGQITPALAIKVLLQFDKSINQALSNRVKSRLTFKAGKLNTYRFCDNVWTFMLNDVEFREVQEVAKVDKVKIVACDGKNVEDRR
- the LOC106129231 gene encoding uncharacterized protein LOC106129231, whose protein sequence is MKKEDKEERRRRKKTKKEDEERRRKKTKKEDERRRRKKTKEDEERRRKKTKQEDEARRRSKKTKQEDEARRRSKKTKQEDEARRRSKKTKQEDEARRRSKKTKQEDEARRRSKKTKQEDEARRRSKKTKQEDEARRRSKKTKQEDEARRRSKKTKQEDEARRRSKKTKQEDEARRRSKKTKQEDESRRRSKKTKQEDESRR